The sequence TCAGCGCATCGGCATCCAACGGGTTGAGATGTGTGACAACAGGTAAACGCCCGATCAATTCGGGGATAAGCCCGAACTGCTTGATGTCCTGCGCAGAGATGTACTGAAGCAAGTTGTCCTCATCGATCTCTTCACGGCTGTTGTGCGAAGCATAACCGATGGTCTGCTTTTTCATTCGCTTGGCGATCAGCTTTTCAATACCATCAAATGCACCTCCACAAACAAATAAGATGTTCTTGGTATCGACCGGCACCATTTTCTGTTCTGGGTGCTTTCGTCCACCCTGTGGCGGAACATTGACAACCGAACCTTCCAACAACTTCAGTAAACCTTGCTGCACACCTTCACCAGAAACATCACGTGTAATGGAAGCGTTGTCTCCTTTGCGGGCGATCTTATCGATCTCGTCAATGAAAACGATGCCTTTTTCGGCAGCAGCCTGATCGTAATCAGCAGCTTGAAGCAAACGACTTAGGATGCTTTCCACATCTTCCCCCACATAGCCACTCTCCGTAAGAACCGTTGCATCAGCAATGCAGAAAGGCACGTTCAGCATTTTGGCGATGGTTCTTGCCAAAAGTGTTTTCCCAGTTCCTGTTCTGCCAACAAGAATGATGTTCGACTTCTCTACCTCCACATTATCCGACTCGCTATCTGGCTTCTGCACCAAGCGCTTAAAGTGGTTGTAAACGGCCACAGACAGCACTTTCTTGGCCTGATCCTGACCAATGACATACTCGTCTAAAAACGCCTTGATTTCTCTTGGCTTCAGTAGATTGAGCGCATGACTGTGTTTGTTGTTCTGCTTGCTTGCAAATTCCTCATTCACAATCTGATATGCCTGCGCTATGCACCTGTCGCAAATGTGACCGTTGATTCCCGCGATTAGTACCGCTGTATCCTGTTTGTCTCGTCCGCAGAACGAACATTTGATGTGATCTCTGTCCTTACTTGCTTTCATTCTCCAAATTCCTAAACGGTAAAATCGGGTTTACCCCGATTTTACCTAATCGGCTTCAATTTACGCGTTTATTTTGTTCTAACCAGAACTTCATCGATCATTCCGTACTCTTTGGCCTCTTCTGAGGTCATCCAATAGTCGCGGTCGCTGTCTTCCCAAACCTTGTCGTAAGGCTGGCCAGAATGCGTGGCAATGATGTCGTACAGTTCCTTTTTCAATTTAGCGATCTCGCGTGCTGTGATCTCAATATCAGAAGCTTGTCCTTGCGCACCTCCCAGCGGTTGGTGTATCATCACACGTGAGTGCTTCAACGCAGTTCGCTTGCCTTTAGTACCAGCACAAAGGAGAACGGCACCCATGGAAGCGGCCATTCCAGTACATATGGTAGCCACATCTGGCGCGATGTACTGCATGGTGTCGTAAATACCCAATCCAGCATAGACCGATCCACCTGGTGAGTTCAGATAAACCTGAATATCCTTTTTCGCATCCGCACTTTCCAAGAACAAAAGCTGTGCTTGAATGATATTGGCCACCGTGTCATCAATTCCTGTTCCGAGGAAAATGATGCGATCCATCATCAAACGTGAGAACACGTCCATTTGTGCCACATTGAGTTGGCGTTCCTCAATAATATAAGGTGTCATCGAGCTGATCACACTATCGAATGTTGTGCTGCTGATGCCTTTGTGCTTGATCGCGTATTTTCTGAATTCGTATCCGTCCATTTCTCCGTGCTTTATCTGTTTGTTAATGTCATATACGACAAGTGCCGAATATCGCAATTAATGGCAACACTCGGCACTTGGTAAATGTTCGGGTTATTAACCGTTAGCTGTTCTCTTTTGCCAACGTTTCGTAGAACTTTTCGCTGCTCACTTTCTTTTCGTTCAAAGTGGCCTTGCTCTTGAAGAACTCCATCACTTTCTCGTCATACAGCTGGTCATTCATCTTGCGCACTTCATCCTCCCGCTTCATGAACTTCTGAACCATGTCTTCCATGATCTCATCATCGGCCTGCTGCATGCCATAGTAGGCAAGCTGCTGGTGCAGTTGAGCGCGGATTCCATCTGTCAACTCTTCGTGCGAAACCTTGATGTCATTATCGCGGATCACCTTGTTCTCGATCAACTGCCATTTCAGACCATCACGGTAGTTTGGATATTCCTGTTCGATCTGATCTTTGGTCGGCTTTTTCTCCCCAACGGTTGTCAACCAACGCTTCAAAAATTCATCTGGCAGTTCGATCTTGGTGTTCTTCAACAGATCGACCACCATATCATTTTTCAACTTACGGTCACTTTCTTTTGAGAAATACTCCGTGTAATCCTTCTTGATACGCTCTTTCAGCTCATCCAAATTGGTAACCGAACCATCCGGATACATGCGCTTGAAAAGGTCTTCATTCAACTCAGCTGGCTTCAATCGCTGAATGGTCTCAATGGTGATCTTGAAATCCTTGTTCACATTGGCCAGATCTTCCTTCTTCACGCCCAACATGGCCGCAGCATCCCCTTCGTGGTTCGAGAAATCGGTGTACGCAACAGTCACAACGTCACCAAGCTTCTTTCCGATAAGCTGCTTTCTCGACTTTTCGGCCAATTTCTCATCCAAGGAGATGCTTGATACGTGCAGCACACCACCTTCTTTGATGCTACCATCTTCGTTAAGTTCCACCCATTGTACCTTCACCAGATCGCCATCAGCAATGGTATCGTGCTCCACCATTTCTCCATTTCGCTTGGAGATGTTCTCCAACGAACTCTCAATGTCTTTTGCTGTCGGTTCAATCACGAAATAATCGAACTTGAACTTCTTACCAAGATCGAGGTCAATCTTAGGAGCAAGGCCAAGATCGTACGTGAACTCCATCTCAGCAGGATTTTCCCAATCTGCCT is a genomic window of Flavobacteriales bacterium containing:
- the tig gene encoding trigger factor; translated protein: MSTMNITKETIDELNARVTIKLEPADYQPQVEKTLREHAKKASMPGFRPGKVPVGVVKKMYGPSVLVDEVNKMLGNKLYEYIGEEKLEILGNPLPSESVMPKADWENPAEMEFTYDLGLAPKIDLDLGKKFKFDYFVIEPTAKDIESSLENISKRNGEMVEHDTIADGDLVKVQWVELNEDGSIKEGGVLHVSSISLDEKLAEKSRKQLIGKKLGDVVTVAYTDFSNHEGDAAAMLGVKKEDLANVNKDFKITIETIQRLKPAELNEDLFKRMYPDGSVTNLDELKERIKKDYTEYFSKESDRKLKNDMVVDLLKNTKIELPDEFLKRWLTTVGEKKPTKDQIEQEYPNYRDGLKWQLIENKVIRDNDIKVSHEELTDGIRAQLHQQLAYYGMQQADDEIMEDMVQKFMKREDEVRKMNDQLYDEKVMEFFKSKATLNEKKVSSEKFYETLAKENS
- the clpX gene encoding ATP-dependent Clp protease ATP-binding subunit ClpX, with translation MKASKDRDHIKCSFCGRDKQDTAVLIAGINGHICDRCIAQAYQIVNEEFASKQNNKHSHALNLLKPREIKAFLDEYVIGQDQAKKVLSVAVYNHFKRLVQKPDSESDNVEVEKSNIILVGRTGTGKTLLARTIAKMLNVPFCIADATVLTESGYVGEDVESILSRLLQAADYDQAAAEKGIVFIDEIDKIARKGDNASITRDVSGEGVQQGLLKLLEGSVVNVPPQGGRKHPEQKMVPVDTKNILFVCGGAFDGIEKLIAKRMKKQTIGYASHNSREEIDEDNLLQYISAQDIKQFGLIPELIGRLPVVTHLNPLDADALKRILTEPKNALTKQYKKLFGMDDIELEIEDGVLDFVVEKAIEFNLGARGLRSIIEAILIDAMFDLPSTDDKHMVVTREYAEEKLSNSTISKLKAA
- the clpP gene encoding ATP-dependent Clp endopeptidase proteolytic subunit ClpP, coding for MDGYEFRKYAIKHKGISSTTFDSVISSMTPYIIEERQLNVAQMDVFSRLMMDRIIFLGTGIDDTVANIIQAQLLFLESADAKKDIQVYLNSPGGSVYAGLGIYDTMQYIAPDVATICTGMAASMGAVLLCAGTKGKRTALKHSRVMIHQPLGGAQGQASDIEITAREIAKLKKELYDIIATHSGQPYDKVWEDSDRDYWMTSEEAKEYGMIDEVLVRTK